In Gammaproteobacteria bacterium, the genomic window AAGTTTCAACCGGTAAAGCGACCGCGGGTTTTAAAAACAAACCTTCATCACTCGCCTCAGTGATCATAAGATCGCCTTCTTTTAAGGAAAAGCGCGATCTTAGCTCAGCGGGAATGACGAAGGCTCCGCGTTTTCCTATCTTTCCAACAAAGGTGGTTTGCATAGTGACCTCAATGTTCTTTTATATCTGATTTTCAGAATATCAGATAATCGCACTGTTTTCAATGACTGATTTTATCAGCGATCAAGGTCGAATCAAGGGGCCCCCTTGATCAGGATATTTGGTGAAATTTAATGCTCAATCAGCTTGAATTGTAAACAAACCCATGCTTGCATAATTTAATCCAAAAACTCAACTCAAAAACTCAAATCTTGTAATTTCACTGTGATTACATTAAAATTACATGTAATTTGTATACTTTAATAGATTAATTACATGAATTATAGTGATAGAGCTCAACAGGAACGCATATTTGCAGCCTTTGCTGGACCGATGGTAACAGGCATATTAGGGCCAAGGCGCGTTGGAAAATCCACTCTCATCGATCATTATTTTAGCCTGAACCCCGATGAAACTGTTGTAAACTTAAACATGGATAGCATGCATGAACGCGAAAAAATTAAAGCCGGCTTGCTAGAGGATCTCATATTAAACGCTATTCGCAGACATTTAACTCCCGGACAGCGAGTATGGGTTGCTATTGACGAAGCACAAAAATGCCCTGAATTATTTGAACAAATCAAACTATTATATGATGCAAATAAAAATCAAAACGCAATTAAATTTATTCTTACCGGATCCGCTCTATTGGAATTGCATCGCTTAAGCGCAGAAAGTTTGGCTGGTCGTATTCAACTTTACTATTTATCTGCATTCAATTTATCAGAAGTAATTCACCTAAAACACCAAATAAAGCGTGAACACACCGTATTTGATATTATCCAACAAAATCGTTGGGATGAATCAGCATGGGGAGCTTATCAGCAGCAAATGCGCCCATACGCGACACTCTGCGCTACAACACTTGACGAAATGCTATTATGGGGCGGCCTACCCGAGGCTCTGATATCGACAAGTAATAACGAGCGCCTCGATTATTTGGGCAATTATTTACAAACCTATCTTGAAAAGGATGTGAGAGCAATTGAGTCAATCACTGACTTAAATTTGTATCGCCATCTTATGGATATCATGGCGGAACAAACAGGATCCGTCAGAGACGATCAAAAAATCCTTCAGGCTTTAGCATGTCATCGAGAAACATTAAATAAGTATCGCGGTTATCTGCAGGCAACTTTAATGTATCAGGAAGTTTACCCTTATATTAATTCCAGCTTAAAACGTTTAGTCAAATCACCCAAAGGCTATCTAATTAACAACGGCTTAATTAGTTTTTTAAGCGGACTAGATGACACCATCACTTTGACAAAGACCGGCCACATTGGTCATCGTTTAGAAAACTGGTTTTTAAATGAATTACATGTTTGGCTTAACAAACAACCAGGCAGACACGACATTCACTACTGGCGGACCAGCGCAGGCGTTGAAGTTGATTTTATTGTACACCGCCCGCCCTACATATTCCCCTTTGAAGTGACCATGTCTAAAACAATTGATGCAAAGAAGGTAAAGCACTTGTTGCAATTTCGTGAGTATGAACCCAAAGCTGAGATTGTTTATTATATTTATCAAGGAGAGCTGCGCTGGGATGCTAAACACAAGATCGTCTTTATTCCAGCCTGGTTAATATAGGATAAAAATTATGTTAGTTCTCGGCATTGAACCAATGGAACCACTGTGCGAATCAAGGGGGCCCCTTGATTAATTTTTTTTAACTTATCAAAGTTTTACCCTATTTTAATAGGCATCTCATTAAAAATGACCGCACAATGGACTTTCTTCTTTGTTGGTAATGGGCCTTGATTATTTAGTAAACACTCGCCGAATTTTGATAGTGAATAACATTGATATCTCGAACCGGCTGAGTCATTTCCCCGGCATAAATCAAATAACTTTTTGAAATGTTTCTTTGAGTGAGCATCCGAAATTTTTCTAATGCCTTTATGAATTCTAAACGAAATGTTGCAGAAGACTTGATTTCTATGGGGATCAATTCACTACCATTTTGGATTAACACATCCACTTCCAATTGACTTTGATCACGATAGAAAAAAAGATTGGGCTCTAGCCCTGAGTTATAACGCGTTTTGACCAACTCCAAAATAACGAGATTTTCAACCAAACGACCACGAAGGGGATCGCGTTCAAGTTGTATTTCATTTTCAATCCCTAATAAATAACAAGCTAAACCGACGTCTGTAAAATACAATTTTGGAGATTTTATCAACCGTTTACCAAAATTTTCAAAATAAGGCGGTAATTTAAATATCAAAAACGATGCCTCTAACACCGAGACCCACTCCGCTACTGTATGCGAAGAAACGCCAAGTTCTTTCGCTATTTCACTCGCATTAA contains:
- a CDS encoding AbrB/MazE/SpoVT family DNA-binding domain-containing protein; the encoded protein is MQTTFVGKIGKRGAFVIPAELRSRFSLKEGDLMITEASDEGLFLKPAVALPVETYSPERKSAFLLSNSISTEDYEEAKQAVVMMGLNPAEIEHYSPFKS
- a CDS encoding ATP-binding protein, whose translation is MNYSDRAQQERIFAAFAGPMVTGILGPRRVGKSTLIDHYFSLNPDETVVNLNMDSMHEREKIKAGLLEDLILNAIRRHLTPGQRVWVAIDEAQKCPELFEQIKLLYDANKNQNAIKFILTGSALLELHRLSAESLAGRIQLYYLSAFNLSEVIHLKHQIKREHTVFDIIQQNRWDESAWGAYQQQMRPYATLCATTLDEMLLWGGLPEALISTSNNERLDYLGNYLQTYLEKDVRAIESITDLNLYRHLMDIMAEQTGSVRDDQKILQALACHRETLNKYRGYLQATLMYQEVYPYINSSLKRLVKSPKGYLINNGLISFLSGLDDTITLTKTGHIGHRLENWFLNELHVWLNKQPGRHDIHYWRTSAGVEVDFIVHRPPYIFPFEVTMSKTIDAKKVKHLLQFREYEPKAEIVYYIYQGELRWDAKHKIVFIPAWLI